One Bos indicus isolate NIAB-ARS_2022 breed Sahiwal x Tharparkar chromosome 10, NIAB-ARS_B.indTharparkar_mat_pri_1.0, whole genome shotgun sequence DNA window includes the following coding sequences:
- the LRRC57 gene encoding leucine-rich repeat-containing protein 57 isoform X2, with translation MGNSALRAHVETAQKTGVFQLKDRGLTEFPSELQKLTSNLRTIDLSNNKIENLPPMIIGKFTLLKSLSLNNNKLTALPDELCNLKKLETLSLNNNQLRELPSTFGQLSALKTLSLSGNQLRALPPQLCSLRHLDVVDLSKNQIRSIPDTVGELQVIELNLNQNQISQISVKISSCPRLKVLRLEENCLELSMLPQSILSDSQICLLAVEGNLFEIKKLRELEGYDKYMERFTATKKKFA, from the exons ATGGGAAACAGTGCCCTCCGCGCTCATGTGGAAACCGCGCAGAAAACTGGTGTCTTTCAACTTAAGGACCGTGGGCTGACCGAG TTCCCCTCAGAGTTGCAGAAGCTGACAAGCAATCTCAGGACCATCGACTTGTCCAACAACAAGATTGAGAATCTACCGCCTATGATCATAGGGAAGTTCACTCTGCTGAAGAGCCTCTCCTTGAACAATAACAAATTAA CTGCTCTTCCCGATGAGTTATGCAATCTGAAGAAACTGGAGACACTAAGCCTAAACAACAATCAGTTGAGAGAGCTGCCATCTACTTTTGGGCAACTATCTGCCCTTAAGACCCTGAGCCTCTCTGGGAACCAGCTGAGAGCTCTGCCACCGCAGCTGTGTAGCCTACGGCACCTGGATGTAGTGGATCTCTCCAAGAACCAGATTCGGAGCATACCGGATACAGTCGGGGAGCTGCAGGTCATTGAACTCAACCTCAACCAGAACCAG ATATCTCAGATCTCAGTGAAGATATCTTCTTGTCCTCGTCTTAAAGTTCTTCGTCTGGAGGAGAACTGTCTTGAGCTCAGTATGCTTCCACAGAGCATCCTCAGTGATTCGCAGATCTGCCTGCTTGCTGTGGAAGGCAACCTTTTTGAAATTAAGAAACTTCGAGAACTGGAAGGCTATGATAAG
- the LRRC57 gene encoding leucine-rich repeat-containing protein 57 isoform X1 gives MTSQGVSARAEAWAAHPSERGSRVFPCRTCRELSCTRDLSLGVRMGNSALRAHVETAQKTGVFQLKDRGLTEFPSELQKLTSNLRTIDLSNNKIENLPPMIIGKFTLLKSLSLNNNKLTALPDELCNLKKLETLSLNNNQLRELPSTFGQLSALKTLSLSGNQLRALPPQLCSLRHLDVVDLSKNQIRSIPDTVGELQVIELNLNQNQISQISVKISSCPRLKVLRLEENCLELSMLPQSILSDSQICLLAVEGNLFEIKKLRELEGYDKYMERFTATKKKFA, from the exons ATGACGTCACAGGGCGTTTCCGCCCGTGCGGAAGCCTGGGCAGCGCATCCCAGTGAGCGCGGATCCCGGGTCTTCCCCTGCCGAACCTGCCGTGAGCTGAGCTGTACGAG GGACCTGAGCCTTGGAGTTAGGATGGGAAACAGTGCCCTCCGCGCTCATGTGGAAACCGCGCAGAAAACTGGTGTCTTTCAACTTAAGGACCGTGGGCTGACCGAG TTCCCCTCAGAGTTGCAGAAGCTGACAAGCAATCTCAGGACCATCGACTTGTCCAACAACAAGATTGAGAATCTACCGCCTATGATCATAGGGAAGTTCACTCTGCTGAAGAGCCTCTCCTTGAACAATAACAAATTAA CTGCTCTTCCCGATGAGTTATGCAATCTGAAGAAACTGGAGACACTAAGCCTAAACAACAATCAGTTGAGAGAGCTGCCATCTACTTTTGGGCAACTATCTGCCCTTAAGACCCTGAGCCTCTCTGGGAACCAGCTGAGAGCTCTGCCACCGCAGCTGTGTAGCCTACGGCACCTGGATGTAGTGGATCTCTCCAAGAACCAGATTCGGAGCATACCGGATACAGTCGGGGAGCTGCAGGTCATTGAACTCAACCTCAACCAGAACCAG ATATCTCAGATCTCAGTGAAGATATCTTCTTGTCCTCGTCTTAAAGTTCTTCGTCTGGAGGAGAACTGTCTTGAGCTCAGTATGCTTCCACAGAGCATCCTCAGTGATTCGCAGATCTGCCTGCTTGCTGTGGAAGGCAACCTTTTTGAAATTAAGAAACTTCGAGAACTGGAAGGCTATGATAAG